In a single window of the Hoyosella subflava DQS3-9A1 genome:
- a CDS encoding response regulator transcription factor — protein sequence MKTSSNKKPAGSNAIREVHPKSIHVCREPDIALNLRFLRDCHTGGAVAVTQVGQTQGSRANVVTLHEHGLNVLVLTSGDDRYLIRSAAKGGVLGVVLKSEPPAVALDAIREAAAGRPVVTIDWAAAIDSDPELHDVQLTDRQREVLALYASGEKAASVARRTNLSVETVNDYLGRIRRKYAEVGRPAPTKMDLYKRALEDGWLPLPRKRRTRSHDGG from the coding sequence ATGAAGACATCGTCGAACAAAAAACCTGCAGGCAGCAATGCGATTCGGGAAGTCCATCCAAAGTCCATCCACGTTTGCAGGGAACCGGACATTGCTCTCAACCTGCGCTTTCTTAGAGACTGTCATACGGGCGGCGCCGTTGCCGTGACGCAGGTGGGCCAAACCCAGGGCTCGCGCGCTAATGTCGTCACACTCCATGAGCACGGACTGAATGTGCTGGTGCTGACTTCCGGTGACGATCGCTACCTGATCCGGTCGGCGGCCAAAGGAGGAGTGCTCGGAGTCGTCCTCAAATCCGAACCGCCCGCGGTCGCCCTCGATGCGATTCGTGAAGCCGCAGCAGGACGACCAGTCGTGACCATCGATTGGGCTGCAGCCATCGACAGCGACCCCGAACTCCACGACGTTCAATTGACAGACCGGCAACGGGAAGTGCTTGCGCTGTACGCGTCGGGCGAGAAGGCGGCAAGCGTGGCACGGAGAACCAACCTCTCCGTCGAGACCGTCAACGACTATCTCGGCCGGATACGACGCAAATACGCCGAAGTCGGCAGGCCGGCCCCGACGAAGATGGACCTCTATAAACGTGCTCTCGAAGATGGGTGGTTGCCGCTGCCGCGAAAACGCCGCACGCGCTCCCATGACGGAGGCTAA
- a CDS encoding LuxR C-terminal-related transcriptional regulator, with amino-acid sequence MMMSTVHRYHHPPPLPRPSLSRREVEVLRTWFACDSKSEVGVRLHVSLGTINTHLGRIRAKYSAVGRAAPTKASLVARALQDGIVDIEEL; translated from the coding sequence ATGATGATGTCTACCGTGCACCGATACCACCATCCTCCGCCGCTGCCGCGACCGTCGCTGTCTCGACGCGAAGTGGAGGTTCTGCGGACGTGGTTTGCGTGCGACTCGAAGTCCGAAGTGGGTGTTCGGCTCCACGTCTCCCTCGGGACGATCAACACGCACCTCGGGCGTATACGGGCGAAGTACAGTGCGGTCGGTCGCGCTGCACCGACGAAAGCGTCACTCGTTGCCCGGGCTCTCCAAGACGGCATCGTGGATATAGAAGAACTCTGA
- a CDS encoding sensor histidine kinase, translating into MQGDAERGSAEKLARSFAQFIGWGAVFYAATMVPLVMSQVSLNPWWWTPLFVVLMFGTSIALIPVSRWGSYRALKRTINLYAVINVLASVSWLLTWTGERLPTETGTWISYFPGLAAVAGAIIWRLSSVLVYVALVTPLGTYTGYTARWQEGDEPLASVLVGGVLFSLLFAAAVFALVRSGRLLDATARAARVQAVQTSVTEARTAERRRVNALIHDGVMATLIAAARTQNCAELARQASSSLGELKRAREDDGHIEAMSPHQFLTSLRATVSEIEDSARLVVTTEPQGHMVQIPAHVTQAFSAGVAESLRNVQRHAGLGANCEVRALVGPGIRVDVVDDGAGFETKSVPAHRLGLRGSIRDRFAQLEGGSSYVESARGRGTLVSMRWNIA; encoded by the coding sequence GTGCAAGGAGATGCCGAGCGGGGCTCAGCTGAGAAACTAGCGCGGAGCTTTGCGCAGTTCATCGGATGGGGTGCGGTGTTCTACGCCGCAACGATGGTTCCGCTCGTGATGTCGCAGGTTTCACTTAATCCGTGGTGGTGGACTCCGCTGTTTGTGGTTTTGATGTTCGGCACCTCGATCGCACTGATTCCTGTCAGTAGGTGGGGCAGCTACAGAGCACTGAAGCGCACCATCAATCTGTACGCGGTGATCAACGTGCTGGCCTCTGTGAGCTGGCTGCTGACGTGGACAGGGGAGCGGCTGCCAACCGAGACGGGCACGTGGATTAGCTACTTCCCGGGCCTCGCGGCGGTGGCGGGGGCAATCATCTGGCGCTTGAGTTCGGTCCTCGTGTATGTGGCGCTGGTGACCCCGCTAGGAACATACACCGGTTACACGGCGCGCTGGCAGGAGGGAGACGAGCCGCTTGCCTCGGTTCTCGTCGGCGGAGTGCTGTTTTCCCTCCTGTTTGCTGCAGCCGTGTTCGCGCTCGTTCGGTCTGGGCGCTTGCTCGATGCGACGGCGCGTGCCGCGCGAGTTCAGGCGGTTCAGACTTCGGTAACCGAAGCCCGGACCGCAGAGCGGAGGCGCGTCAACGCGTTAATACATGACGGCGTCATGGCGACGCTGATCGCTGCGGCAAGGACACAGAACTGCGCTGAGCTCGCGCGCCAAGCGTCGTCATCGCTCGGGGAACTCAAACGAGCTCGGGAGGACGACGGGCATATAGAGGCGATGAGTCCACACCAATTCCTCACCAGCTTGCGCGCCACGGTGTCGGAAATCGAGGATAGCGCGCGGCTAGTCGTGACAACTGAGCCGCAGGGCCACATGGTTCAGATTCCGGCGCATGTCACCCAGGCGTTCTCGGCGGGCGTCGCGGAATCTCTACGGAACGTGCAGCGTCACGCTGGACTGGGAGCGAACTGTGAGGTTCGCGCGCTGGTCGGGCCCGGAATCAGAGTCGACGTCGTCGATGATGGGGCTGGCTTTGAGACGAAATCGGTGCCTGCGCACAGACTGGGCTTGCGGGGAAGCATCAGGGATCGCTTCGCCCAACTGGAGGGCGGCAGCTCGTACGTTGAGTCGGCACGAGGGCGCGGAACACTGGTGTCGATGAGGTGGAACATCGCATGA